The genomic segment cgaAATAGCAATGGAAAGGAGAATGCACCTGGCTCCAACCCGTGTCCGATACCACGGGCAAGCGTGGCTTctgacagagaaacgccgtGTCATAGCGAGCAAAAGTCGTGCCCGTTCACAGAACGAGATCGTGTCGCTGGGTTTCTCACGTTTCTCGTTTGTGGGGTGGCCTCACTGTCGTGCTggcagtttcttctttcgatGACGCCCTACATAGAAATGACTTTCTTCCAGTCCACGCCGATTGGAAACTCCCTCCTGGGTGTCTACCAGGTCGGTTGTATTTGTGTACAGTTAGTCCTCATGTTCCTCGTGGACAGTATGCAGCCATGGATTGTTATTTTGGCCACTCTCGTTGACGCTGGCCTAGCTGTTACCTTTCCCCTTGTTGTCACTTTGGTTCCAGACGTTGCCAAAGCGGCCTTAATGCACATCGTTTCCCTGCTCTTCGGAGTCAGTGCTGGGGTGATCTGCGGGGGGAGCATCCCTGTCGCCAGTGCCATGCCGTACAACTTCATTGGGTCTTTTTCCATGGGTAAGCATGGAGGGCGCGAGTTGAAAATATCAATCGTCAGAAAACTAGCATTCCAGACAATCGCCCACGTCGCAGAAGCGGACCAGGTCTAAAGACGCCGATGCTGTCCATCACCAGGCAAAGGAAGGAGTGTCAGATGTCTGGCGTTAGGTGCAAGGAATCTATCATGCTCCAGCAAGTGCCTGAATATATAGGTTTCACAAGGCAAGGGGCGCTGACTCTATGATGGGGGCGAAAGTGACGACAGATCGTCTTCGAGACTTCTCGCAAGTGTCTGTCGCTACGTTGTTGCCGTACTCGGATTAAATACTCAGAATCCGACACAACTGCTACTCCGCCTGCCTCAGTTTACCTGACAACGGGCAGAGTTTATGAGTTTTCTCAGCTGTGCCGCTAAACCGTTTTTTGTTGTTACACAGGATAGCCGTTGCGCTGTGGATATATAATTGCAGGGAACGTAGATATCCCTCCGACAGAAATCCTAGGGCGAGTAAAGTTATAACTCTTTATGGGGCATCCACTAACTAGGTAGTCAAGGGAACCACCTGTCTGGTGCGCCGGGATTCAAGATCGAATGGCGTTTGTCATGTTCCTCATGCGTTTGATGCGGTTGTCTTCTGTGTTGTGCGTGCAGGCCAAGGTGTGGCGGGAATCCTCAGTTTTTCCGTGAATCTTGTgttctcgttttcgtttgaccttggaagcgaagaaggtgTCTCGTCGATGCTCTGGCTCGTGTTCGGCATCTCATCTGTCGTCTCCATCGTTTCCGCAGGACTGCTGTTCTTTGCGGTGAGGCAGCCGTGGGCAGCTAGGCAGTTGACGCGCTACTGGGAAGCAAAGCGCAGTCGCCGACAAGGCAGTCGCTGGGCGGAGATCAAGCGTCGCTGGAGGTGTGATGCTGCAGGCAGAGAGCTTCCCGTGATTCAGAATGAGGTGTTTGTCGACGAATCAGCAAACCGGACGGCCCACGCAATtgagctgaagaagcagaacttGCAAAGCAGCGAAAAGAAGTCAGCAGTGCACTATGATGTGGATGCGGCTGATCAGACGGCACGGAGCAGGGGAAATTCTAGTGTCGCGGTTTCTCTCCCAGTGTCCAAGGTGGAGTTTGCAGCTTctgaagagcagaaacagcAGTCCTCTGAAGttgcagaggaaaagagccACGGGATCTCAGTGTTTGGGAAAAGGAAGCAAGGCGATGCCGTAGGTCTGAGACTTTCAGGCAAAGTACAGGCGGAGCAATCAGGACGCGGGGCTGCAGCTGGCCAGACGTTTTCGTCACGGCCCGCTGGCAGCGAGCTATGCGTGGGCAGCCGCGAAGGAACTGAGTGCGAACTGAATCTCGATATGGTGAACGACGAGTGCCACTGGCCCTCCCGAGGTTGGCGGTATTTTTTGCGAGATTCAGGGATTTTCCtattctgtgtcttcttcaacttcttcGTCACGCTTAACCTCTTCCCGCGAGTCGGCCCCATCATGTGGCACTACCCTGGTTTCGCCAAGAACGGCCCGCAGTACATCATCCTTTTTGGACTCTTCTCGATTGGAGATCTCTGCGGCAAGTCGCTACCCGACCTTGCCACGCTCTCTCCACGCGTCGGTCGCTGGCTTACGATTCCAGAGAAACTACTTCTTCCCATAGTGTTGAGCAGGGTTGTCCTCgccgttttctttctgttggGTGCGTACCTCGTGAACGCGTTCTTCAATTCATTTGCGCTCTATGTTATACTcatcttgcttctctctgtgacGAGTGGCTGGTGTGCGACAGCATCAATGGTGTACGCCTGTTCATCGGTTAAGCGgttcgaggaaaaagagatcGTGGGTCCTATGTCTGTCCTCATGCTTCTCGTAGGCATCATGGCAGGTGTCTACTCAGCCTTAGCGTACTAAAGAGTAAAGAAATCATTTACGCGCTGGCGCTCGCGTTCGACGTCTGTGAATTTGCATAGAAGAGCATGTATCGTGGAACCTTTCGATGTGCTGGAGGCGAAGGGGCGCCACTCACTTTCGCTGCCTTcatcgtctgcgtctccataACACAGTAGTGTAGATGTGCTGGCCAAGCATCGTCGTAAACAGTCCAATTTTCGAATCTGTCGTGTATGATCTTCGTAAATTTTCCTTGAGACACAGCGCCCggcgttttcttccccgttTCTCGATGCTCTGGTAGTCTTCACAGATTGTGTGAGTTGAATTCATGAGAGCAGTTCTCCGTTgtgtttcctcgtctgcttTCCATAATCTACAGAAGAATCGTCCGCTAGTTTGGCATTTTTAACAGATCTCGGGCGAAACAGACGCTCAGCGAGAATGGAGACTGAATGTGTCTTTTTTTGTTGCGTATAAGCCAGTGCTGTCAGTTGCCTGGACACGAGTGTGTCTGTTCCCTGTGGAACAGCCGTCCACCCATAACAGTCGATGTGTGACTCTCGACACTGTGGAGTCGTTCTGTAGAACAACTCCCTTTGTATCGCCCGTAAACTGATTCCGTATGCCGTGAGATAAACGCAGACACGAAACTGCAGGAGCAGAGCTTTGCTTCGCTGTCAAAAATAGTAAACACCGTAAAGAATTCCTCAACAGGTTGCGACGGGTTTACGGGCTGCAGACACGTACTCTAGCAGGGCAGGTAACGCTGCCGATATGCTAACATGGGCAATTTGTACCACAAAAAGCCGCATCTTTTCTGCAGGCGTTTTGCGAAGAGGTTCGTCTACGACATGAATCGTACGAGACGCCTCAAAAAAGACGGGTATGTACGATGCACATCGATGTAGCTCGCTCGCCTGTAGCCTCGCTGGTCTCAGTTCTTTTTCGAGCCCCGCTTCTTTGATGAGCGAGACTTGGGCCCtagaagacaaggaaactGCTTCCTTGCCTCTTCCTTGTTAACACGAAGACCCACCACACGTGGACCGCCATCGGCAGGCGGAGGTTTGCGAGGGGTTCTCATCTCAACAGGTGGCGCTGTTGGGTCGAAGAAGTTCTTGAGAATCTCCGGATCGGGCCTCTCTATTCCATCCCTTGTGTCATCGTCGGTTCTTTTTTCGCTACCGTCTGCCTGCTGTTCTTCATATCGGGCTCCCTGTTCAAATGATGTGGCACCTCCATACGCAGGCACAGGTGGGTCTCTATTTGTGCCCTGTTTTGCACATTTTTTCGGCTCATACCGCATAacatttccttctccgtaCACCGACACCATGAGAGCATTCCATTTCTCAACAGCGGCGCTGCCTTTACCTTTACCTATTTTCTTAGTGACATAACAGACCCACTCTTGACACAGTTTGGCGTCCTCTCCTTCATCACCCCAAACATCCAGGTAAGCTTGCAGAACTTTGAGGAGATCTTCCGGTGTGTCGAACAGTTTCCACGGGTCATCCGCCTCGTCGCTTGATACACTATCTTCGTCGGAAACACAGTGGTCACTAGCGGAATGCGGATCGCCCCCACCACTCTGGTGCTGCTGATCCACAGATTTCTCACCAGCGCTGGCGGACTTCTCAGTGTCCTTCTGAGAGGAGGTGCCTAACGCGCTCCCTTgagttcgtttttcttctttcggtTGCTTCGAATCCCCTTTCCTTCTGACTCGCTGGTGCACAACGTTGGCGCCCGCGTTACCGAAGAATCCTTGTAAAGACGCATCCAGATCTTTTTTAGTCTGACAGCCCAGCGACTGCAAGAGATTATATTCTGCACGGACAGGAAACATCCACAAAAGAAACGCCACCATGAGAAAAGAAGTCGGTGGAATGGGGTAACTTGCGACGCCGCCGCACCTTTCTAGCCGGGCCTAACATGTCGACTGGAGAAGTTCTGTACCGGCCACAGACGTAACACATACTTACACTGTAGTATGGCCAGGACAGCAGTCCCATACCCAACCCAGATGCAAACAACTCGGTAGGGTGGAGCATGATAACACCCAAAATTCCACAACGAGGATTCCACAGTTTTCGACAATTCATGGCACTGAGTAAGGATATAGGGAAGATACACACTCTCGGATCAGAACAAGCGGAGATGTGAGTCGCCACGGTCTGCGGTTAGATGAAACAGTGGAGATGGGATGGCAGTCAGAATACCCGTAAACTAAGCTTTGGACGACATGGAAAAACATCGAATTATTTTCTTACGGGGAGTATCAGGCTCGCAATAGTCCAATGCTGTGCAACCTCCCGGATCGAGCTCGTTTATTGTTCTCAAATCATATCTCTCTAGAAGTTTTTCCAGGACTGTACAAGGCATCTGAAGTCAACAGGACGGGCAGACACGATAATTAGAAAGTGGCATCCTCCATTTGGTGTATTTTCTGAACTGTCTGAAATGCACCAAACATGAAGCAACAGATTTACACACTGCCGTAGCCGCCTGCGCATCAACATACTCTGCTTCGAAAGACGTCGCGCTGTGTGCGCGAGGGATAACATGACGCAGTGAGTGACAGACACTTTATCTTCACACACGCTGAAATAAACAAATTATGGTTAAACTCCGGAATACTCCTGTGACACGACTGTAGAGCTTGGAAACCAAACTCGACATTGGTTTTGTGGTAAGATTAACATTACATAGACAATCACCGAGAAATATTCTCTCCTAACGGAATAAAACGACACGTAAGCAAATGCCGCCCATGCTGCAGTTGAACCTTTGAACACAGCTCAGTGAGGATGCAACCATGTACCGAGTATCCGTTAGCCCTCCTGCGACCTTGCAGTCAACATCAACCGATACACCGGTGGCATTCTTGGAAACATAAATAAGAGGGGGAAAGTATTTGCCGGAACTCTCAAAGAAATATTGGTTGAGCACGGATCAGAAGCTGGATTCAACAAGATtattcctcttctcttttgtgcAAGACTTACGCGGGAGATAACAGCTACCATTAATGTAGATTTGCCGTCGCTGGTTTTCACAGCAACGTCGACTGCAGGATGGCCAACAAGATACTTAACGACTTTCGGTTTGTCCAGCATCATCGCCGCTTGTAGCATCGTGTATTTTGTCCCCGCTCCGCTGCAGCGAAATCCGAGAGACAAGCCGCATGCTGTCGAAGCATGTTGTCAGCATAATAACGTGGATTACAGCTGACAATGAATATTCGAAATGCGTCACAGTCACAAATGCTGTTCGACGTCTCCCGGTGGTTGAATTGTACATCTCGTCTGAGTTATAGATTGAAAAAGCCCGCCTAACTGCTAGTACACCTGCGGCGACAACTCTGACAGTACACCACAGTCGCAAGAGGCACAGTTCAACATCCTGCACGAACCCCCTTCCCCTGGCCTTCCCTCATGTTCGATCTTCGTACGGATATAATCTCAGTGCCGTCTGAAGCAGCAGCACCGCGTTAAATCTCGATAATATTGATTCAACTTTTCGGGAGGGGGTCAGGGTTGAACTACCAGCGGAAGCCTGTGTCGGTGATCTGGGCACAGGTCACGGTCAACACGAAGCGTATAAACTTACAGTGCTACAAGGAACACGGCAAGGGGATAGTGTCAATCGAGACTACGGATTTATGGATCGTCAGATTGAGAACACAAGAGATTTTACACAGTCACCGGACAAATAAACTCACATTGTCACCGGACAAATCACTTCAGTTGTTTCTCCGAGCTTCGGCTCTGATGCTGTGCAAAAGAATTTATTTTATCGCATGGTGCTGAGACCGTCACTTAAGTGATGAGGTTCGAACCCACTTACCTTGCTGTTATAGGAACAAAATT from the Toxoplasma gondii ME49 chromosome IX, whole genome shotgun sequence genome contains:
- a CDS encoding nucleoside transporter protein (encoded by transcript TGME49_288540~Predicted trans-membrane domain (TMHMM2.0):137-160:174-197:203-226:235-258:264-287:301-324:531-554:606-629:635-658:672-695) is translated as MAGLDTLALEDVDLDGPLSSSIGESCSPRSRGDSILASQQDAHPPVAYKAAFLHCLTPPSMRSNSWTECLEGQDDTSLCSNVLRKTSSNVSVCRNSNGKENAPGSNPCPIPRASVASDRETPCHSEQKSCPFTERDRVAGFLTFLVCGVASLSCWQFLLSMTPYIEMTFFQSTPIGNSLLGVYQVGCICVQLVLMFLVDSMQPWIVILATLVDAGLAVTFPLVVTLVPDVAKAALMHIVSLLFGVSAGVICGGSIPVASAMPYNFIGSFSMGQGVAGILSFSVNLVFSFSFDLGSEEGVSSMLWLVFGISSVVSIVSAGLLFFAVRQPWAARQLTRYWEAKRSRRQGSRWAEIKRRWRCDAAGRELPVIQNEVFVDESANRTAHAIELKKQNLQSSEKKSAVHYDVDAADQTARSRGNSSVAVSLPVSKVEFAASEEQKQQSSEVAEEKSHGISVFGKRKQGDAVGLRLSGKVQAEQSGRGAAAGQTFSSRPAGSELCVGSREGTECELNLDMVNDECHWPSRGWRYFLRDSGIFLFCVFFNFFVTLNLFPRVGPIMWHYPGFAKNGPQYIILFGLFSIGDLCGKSLPDLATLSPRVGRWLTIPEKLLLPIVLSRVVLAVFFLLGAYLVNAFFNSFALYVILILLLSVTSGWCATASMVYACSSVKRFEEKEIVGPMSVLMLLVGIMAGVYSALAY
- a CDS encoding hypothetical protein (encoded by transcript TGME49_288550), which codes for MAGPDSKRMYLSIVAQNIDKIKSEKPYWNKNFVPITASGAGTKYTMLQAAMMLDKPKVVKYLVGHPAVDVAVKTSDGKSTLMVAVISRMPCTVLEKLLERYDLRTINELDPGGCTALDYCEPDTPQYNLLQSLGCQTKKDLDASLQGFFGNAGANVVHQRVRRKGDSKQPKEEKRTQGSALGTSSQKDTEKSASAGEKSVDQQHQSGGGDPHSASDHCVSDEDSVSSDEADDPWKLFDTPEDLLKVLQAYLDVWGDEGEDAKLCQEWVCYVTKKIGKGKGSAAVEKWNALMVSVYGEGNVMRYEPKKCAKQGTNRDPPVPAYGGATSFEQGARYEEQQADGSEKRTDDDTRDGIERPDPEILKNFFDPTAPPVEMRTPRKPPPADGGPRVVGLRVNKEEARKQFPCLLGPKSRSSKKRGSKKN